In Mesorhizobium sp. 113-3-3, a genomic segment contains:
- a CDS encoding aspartate aminotransferase family protein, protein MTVMAKPEQTNARTLVSAPALSPATIAKPDLISVEQAKAMDVAAMTDLFRAHLNPGQLHFMKLLGFHKIKIERAEGMFYIDQNGRKILDFFGGFGSLAFGHNHPRILEARKKFQEEKRQEIAIAFMSQYAAALAHNLAKCSPGDLDMVFLGSSGSEAMEAAVKLAERAAGPKRPKIVYAENSFHGKTKGVLGITDGQLYRADFKMAENTVRIPFGDIEAVERLFRSDPEVGVIVLETIQGGGGIIQAPAEYWQKLRALCDQYGVLWVADEVQCGYGRSGRFYAFEHYGVVPDVTALAKSLGGGKAAVGAMIARREIYMKAYGTPKTAMIHAMATFGGMGEACITSIEALNVLYDEGLIDNAAVTGDYLLQRLQALKDKYPKIIKDVRGKGLMVGLEFHDFSQTLPMVLRPIVSVLDDKLKGSLSGFVGALLLRDYDVLVAFTEYNRNVIRLEPPLICQREHVDRFVDAFDSLLSRGIVSIVKDFVKSQVR, encoded by the coding sequence ATGACCGTCATGGCCAAGCCGGAACAGACGAATGCGCGCACCCTAGTGAGCGCGCCGGCGCTGTCGCCCGCCACCATCGCCAAGCCAGATCTGATCAGCGTCGAGCAGGCCAAGGCGATGGATGTCGCCGCGATGACCGACCTGTTCAGGGCGCATCTCAATCCCGGCCAGCTGCATTTCATGAAGCTGCTCGGCTTCCACAAGATCAAGATCGAGCGCGCCGAGGGCATGTTCTATATCGACCAGAACGGCCGCAAGATTCTCGATTTCTTCGGCGGCTTCGGCTCGCTGGCCTTCGGCCACAACCATCCGCGCATCCTCGAAGCGCGCAAGAAGTTCCAGGAGGAGAAGCGCCAGGAAATCGCCATCGCCTTCATGTCGCAATATGCGGCGGCGCTGGCGCACAACCTCGCCAAATGCTCGCCCGGCGATCTCGACATGGTGTTTCTGGGTTCGTCCGGCTCGGAAGCGATGGAAGCGGCGGTGAAGCTCGCCGAACGCGCTGCCGGCCCGAAGCGGCCGAAGATCGTCTATGCCGAGAATTCCTTCCACGGCAAGACCAAGGGCGTGCTCGGCATCACCGACGGCCAGCTCTATCGCGCCGACTTCAAGATGGCCGAGAACACTGTGCGCATTCCCTTCGGCGACATCGAAGCGGTCGAACGCCTGTTCCGCAGCGATCCTGAGGTTGGCGTCATCGTGCTGGAAACCATCCAGGGCGGCGGTGGCATCATCCAGGCACCTGCGGAATACTGGCAGAAGCTGCGCGCGCTGTGCGACCAGTATGGCGTGCTGTGGGTGGCCGACGAAGTGCAGTGCGGCTATGGCCGCTCGGGCCGCTTCTACGCCTTCGAACATTACGGCGTCGTGCCAGACGTGACGGCACTGGCGAAGTCGCTCGGCGGCGGCAAGGCGGCGGTCGGCGCGATGATCGCCAGGCGCGAAATTTATATGAAGGCCTATGGCACGCCGAAGACGGCGATGATCCATGCCATGGCGACCTTCGGCGGCATGGGCGAAGCTTGCATCACGTCGATCGAGGCGCTCAACGTGCTCTATGACGAGGGGCTGATCGACAATGCCGCCGTCACTGGTGATTATCTGCTGCAGCGGCTGCAGGCCCTCAAGGACAAATACCCGAAGATCATCAAGGACGTGCGCGGCAAGGGCCTCATGGTCGGGCTGGAGTTCCACGACTTCTCGCAGACCTTGCCGATGGTGCTGCGCCCGATCGTCAGTGTGCTCGACGACAAGCTGAAAGGCTCGCTGTCCGGTTTCGTCGGCGCGCTGCTGCTGCGCGACTACGATGTGCTGGTCGCCTTCACCGAATACAACCGCAACGTCATCCGGCTCGAGCCGCCGCTGATCTGCCAGCGCGAGCATGTCGACCGCTTTGTCGATGCCTTCGACAGCCTGCTGTCGCGCGGCATCGTTTCGATCGTGAAGGATTTCGTCAAAAGCCAGGTCCGCTAA
- a CDS encoding FAD-binding oxidoreductase: MAERFLSFGLATPPASRAVSADDAIALLKGGQTKEGSLLAYGNGRSYGDSCQNRAGAVVDMRTLNRIRAFNAETGVLEADAGVLLSDIIAHAAPYGFFPAVVPGTQFVTLGGAIANDVHGKNHHRRGTFGCHVESFTLLRSDGKTYRCSVSDNPRLFAATIGGMGLTGLILSASIRLMRVPSLDIVEKTMPFRDLGEFFDLAAAADQANEYVVAWIDQLAGGRNSGRGLLFTGNHAEHGSHTAARAGGSLSVPFQPPFNMLNRPFLTAFNAAYRWKKGRATVPRHTGYQGFFFPLDGVSDWNRLYGPKGLFQHQSVVPEEAARIVVPELLAAARRAGQGSFLTVLKRFGSIRSPALLSFPRPGYTLTLDFPNKGAATLALLGELDRITVAAGGAVNPYKDARMGAAIFAASFADWPRLEALRDPAFMSDFWARTAGRVDLRRRGAEAAE, from the coding sequence ATGGCCGAGCGTTTTCTGAGCTTCGGCCTTGCCACGCCGCCGGCGTCACGCGCGGTAAGCGCCGACGACGCCATTGCGTTGCTGAAGGGCGGCCAGACGAAGGAAGGGTCGCTGCTGGCCTATGGCAATGGGCGTTCCTATGGCGATTCCTGCCAGAACCGGGCCGGAGCGGTCGTCGACATGCGGACGCTGAACCGCATCCGCGCCTTCAACGCCGAGACCGGTGTGCTCGAAGCGGATGCCGGCGTGCTGCTGTCCGACATCATCGCGCATGCTGCGCCTTACGGCTTCTTCCCAGCGGTGGTTCCGGGCACGCAATTCGTGACGCTCGGCGGCGCCATCGCCAATGACGTGCACGGCAAGAACCACCACCGGCGCGGCACGTTCGGCTGCCATGTCGAAAGCTTCACGCTGCTGCGGTCCGACGGGAAGACCTATCGCTGCTCGGTATCAGACAATCCGCGCCTGTTTGCGGCGACCATCGGCGGCATGGGCCTGACCGGCCTCATCCTGTCGGCCTCGATCCGGCTGATGCGGGTGCCTTCGCTCGACATCGTCGAGAAGACGATGCCGTTTCGCGACCTCGGCGAATTCTTCGATCTGGCCGCGGCGGCGGACCAGGCCAATGAATATGTGGTCGCCTGGATCGACCAGCTCGCCGGTGGCCGCAACAGCGGGCGCGGGCTGCTGTTTACCGGGAACCACGCCGAGCATGGCTCGCACACGGCCGCGCGCGCCGGCGGCAGTCTTTCCGTGCCGTTCCAGCCGCCGTTTAATATGCTCAACCGGCCGTTCCTGACTGCTTTCAATGCCGCCTACCGGTGGAAGAAGGGCCGGGCCACGGTGCCGCGCCACACCGGCTACCAGGGCTTCTTCTTCCCACTCGACGGCGTGAGCGACTGGAACCGGCTTTATGGCCCGAAGGGGCTGTTCCAGCACCAGAGCGTGGTGCCGGAAGAGGCCGCGCGCATTGTCGTGCCGGAATTGCTCGCGGCGGCCCGGCGAGCCGGGCAGGGGTCCTTCCTCACCGTGTTGAAGCGCTTCGGTTCGATCCGCTCGCCGGCGCTGCTGTCGTTCCCGCGGCCCGGCTACACGCTGACGCTGGATTTCCCCAACAAGGGGGCGGCGACGCTTGCCCTGCTTGGCGAACTCGACCGCATCACGGTCGCGGCCGGCGGTGCGGTCAATCCCTACAAGGATGCGCGCATGGGCGCGGCAATCTTTGCGGCTTCCTTTGCGGACTGGCCGAGGCTGGAAGCGCTGCGCGACCCTGCCTTCATGTCCGATTTCTGGGCGCGCACGGCCGGCAGAGTCGACCTGCGGCGGCGCGGGGCCGAGGCCGCCGAATAG
- a CDS encoding NAD-dependent epimerase/dehydratase family protein: MRHVIFGGDGFVGRHLAPKLVADGEEVVVADIVKSDLPHYRNVRFIKCDVTDPASVAAVGLKADDMVYNLSAKMLSPIQVRAKRHDFFFPVNFHGTEHIMQAMDKAGAPRLVHYTTDMIYGHTVTQPMTEEHPVAPLGEYGWSKQKTEELAVEWRKRGMSIALFRPRLIIGPGRLGILEKLFKLIDWNLPVPMIGSGRNPYQFISVFDCAEAARAAWKAGVPNEAYNLGSLNPPPVKKLLGDLIRHAGSKSILLPTPGWAVKRTLDLLDVMNMPIMDPEQYLIADEECVLDVSKAERQLGWVPQYRDEDMLIAAYSEYRAKKAGPAVVTKHVPAE; encoded by the coding sequence ATGAGACATGTGATTTTCGGCGGTGACGGCTTCGTCGGCCGCCACCTTGCGCCCAAGCTCGTGGCCGATGGCGAAGAGGTCGTCGTCGCCGACATCGTCAAGAGCGACCTGCCGCACTATCGCAACGTCCGCTTCATCAAGTGCGACGTCACCGATCCGGCCTCGGTCGCCGCCGTGGGGTTGAAGGCCGACGACATGGTCTACAATCTGTCGGCCAAGATGCTGTCGCCGATCCAGGTACGGGCCAAGCGGCATGACTTCTTCTTTCCGGTGAATTTCCATGGCACCGAGCACATCATGCAGGCCATGGACAAGGCCGGTGCGCCAAGGCTCGTCCACTACACGACCGACATGATCTACGGCCACACGGTCACCCAGCCGATGACCGAGGAGCATCCGGTCGCGCCGCTCGGCGAATATGGCTGGTCGAAGCAGAAGACCGAGGAACTCGCTGTCGAATGGCGTAAGCGCGGCATGTCGATCGCGCTGTTCCGGCCGCGGCTGATCATCGGTCCCGGCCGGCTCGGCATTCTCGAAAAACTGTTCAAGCTGATCGACTGGAACCTTCCGGTGCCGATGATCGGCTCGGGCAGGAACCCCTATCAGTTCATCTCCGTGTTCGATTGCGCGGAAGCTGCCCGCGCGGCCTGGAAGGCCGGCGTGCCCAACGAGGCCTATAATCTGGGTTCCCTCAACCCGCCGCCGGTGAAGAAATTGCTCGGCGACCTGATCCGGCATGCCGGCTCCAAGTCGATCCTGCTGCCGACACCCGGCTGGGCGGTCAAGCGCACGCTCGACCTGCTCGACGTCATGAACATGCCGATCATGGATCCGGAGCAATATCTGATCGCCGACGAGGAATGTGTGCTCGACGTTTCCAAGGCCGAGCGTCAGCTCGGCTGGGTGCCGCAATATCGCGACGAGGACATGCTGATCGCCGCCTACAGCGAATACCGCGCCAAGAAGGCCGGGCCAGCTGTCGTCACCAAACATGTGCCCGCCGAGTAG
- a CDS encoding UbiA family prenyltransferase — protein MDARSDRNAIPLAVDLDGTLIATDLLWEGLFLLLKKNPLYIFLVPFWAAGGPARLKQAIAQRIDIDPATLPYRAPLLERLRAEHGEGRKIVLATGTPRKFADAIACHLGIFDRVLATDGLDNLTSGKKRASLISAYGDGGFDYAGNSRHDLQVFDAARNAIVVAPDRHAARWQAAHGAETMPAPKPTLRTVVKMLRVHQWLKNSLIAVPMVLSHEYFNTNMIWQCLLAFISFSAVASAIYILNDFFDLALDRKHATKRNRPFASGALSIPFGLGAMAVLVAIGLGAGLFLPIEFLGVLGGYMVVTTAYSLSFKRMLLVDVLTLAGLYSIRVIAGAAATGVDVSFWLLAFSIFFFLSLALVKRFVELRTTAIPPGERIAGRGYRTEDQEIVAQAGMASAFSSALVLALYMDSVAVRELYPHPWLIWPLPPIVLYLTMRVWILARRDEMNDDPVVFIIRDWRSQIVVAIGAVLLVIGGW, from the coding sequence AGAACCCGCTCTATATTTTCCTGGTGCCGTTCTGGGCGGCCGGCGGGCCGGCGCGGCTGAAGCAGGCGATCGCACAGCGCATCGACATCGATCCCGCGACGCTACCCTATCGCGCGCCACTGCTCGAGCGGCTGCGCGCTGAGCACGGCGAGGGCCGCAAGATCGTGCTGGCGACCGGTACGCCGCGCAAATTCGCCGATGCCATTGCCTGTCATCTCGGCATTTTCGACCGTGTGCTGGCGACCGACGGCCTCGACAATCTCACCTCCGGCAAGAAGCGGGCCTCGCTGATATCGGCCTATGGCGATGGCGGCTTCGACTATGCCGGCAACAGCCGCCATGATCTCCAGGTCTTCGATGCCGCTCGCAATGCAATCGTCGTTGCGCCCGACCGCCATGCCGCGCGCTGGCAGGCGGCGCATGGCGCCGAAACCATGCCGGCGCCGAAGCCGACCTTGCGGACCGTCGTCAAGATGCTGCGCGTGCATCAGTGGCTGAAGAACTCGCTGATCGCCGTGCCGATGGTGCTGTCGCACGAATATTTCAACACCAACATGATCTGGCAATGCCTGCTGGCGTTCATCTCGTTCAGCGCGGTCGCCTCGGCGATCTATATCCTCAACGACTTCTTCGACCTCGCGCTCGACCGCAAGCACGCCACCAAGCGCAACAGGCCGTTCGCCAGCGGGGCGCTGTCGATCCCGTTCGGCCTCGGCGCGATGGCGGTGCTGGTGGCGATCGGCCTCGGCGCCGGCCTGTTTTTGCCAATCGAATTCCTCGGTGTGCTCGGCGGCTACATGGTCGTCACCACGGCCTATTCGCTGTCGTTCAAGCGCATGCTGCTGGTCGATGTGCTGACGCTGGCCGGCCTCTACTCGATCCGCGTGATCGCGGGTGCCGCCGCGACCGGCGTCGACGTCTCGTTCTGGCTACTCGCCTTCTCGATCTTCTTCTTCCTGTCGCTGGCGCTGGTGAAGCGCTTCGTCGAACTGCGCACCACCGCCATTCCGCCCGGCGAACGCATTGCCGGGCGCGGCTATCGTACCGAGGACCAGGAGATCGTCGCCCAGGCCGGCATGGCCTCCGCCTTCTCCTCGGCACTGGTGCTGGCGCTCTACATGGACAGCGTCGCGGTGCGCGAGCTCTATCCGCATCCCTGGCTGATCTGGCCGCTGCCGCCGATCGTGCTCTACCTCACCATGCGCGTCTGGATCCTGGCGCGGCGCGACGAGATGAATGACGACCCGGTCGTCTTCATCATCCGCGACTGGCGCAGCCAGATCGTGGTCGCGATCGGCGCCGTGCTGCTGGTCATCGGAGGCTGGTAG
- a CDS encoding EamA family transporter — translation MKYIVFILFTVMTNAAAQLMLKQGMMSLGPISFEGVNPLVKLLQIVFSPWVFLGLCTFVISMASHLYVLSKVELSFAYPFLSLAYVAVAIFAYFVFREDLNGWRVAGIAFICVGTVLIAQSGRGHEDQTASIAPDKIPASETLR, via the coding sequence ATGAAATATATCGTCTTCATTCTCTTTACGGTCATGACCAATGCCGCCGCGCAGCTCATGCTGAAGCAAGGCATGATGTCGCTTGGGCCGATCTCGTTCGAGGGCGTCAATCCGCTCGTCAAGCTGCTGCAGATCGTCTTCAGCCCCTGGGTGTTCCTCGGCCTCTGCACCTTCGTGATTTCCATGGCCTCGCACCTTTATGTGCTGTCCAAGGTCGAGCTTTCCTTTGCCTATCCCTTCCTCAGCCTCGCCTATGTCGCCGTCGCTATCTTTGCCTATTTCGTCTTTCGCGAGGACCTCAATGGCTGGCGCGTCGCCGGCATTGCTTTCATCTGCGTCGGCACGGTGCTGATCGCGCAAAGCGGGCGAGGGCATGAAGACCAGACCGCTTCCATCGCACCCGACAAGATCCCTGCAAGCGAGACCCTTCGATGA
- a CDS encoding glycosyltransferase 87 family protein, producing the protein MLTKSPASQNMLDRLAETGLAWGEGTYSRLAAPIGAAAFALYIFLTAFTAWVMPDANWDMLPYLAISEEGTYPDAQALHDYAYSTVKAGVSAGDYKALTDDGGGFRSHMTDNAADFHSLLGMYRIKFLYAEILSTLSAVMSPVEAMRLVQVFSALLFGAITLLWLRREKALALAPVVGAVLIMADFGDAARASTPDLLTSALLLGGLYAYVRGREVATAILLFLAFMVRPDNIVFLAIFAVLLVAFRQKAWGALAGFAASFVAYFAISHWAQHPGWWPHLWFSSIEQHYNMDGFEPAFSVTAYLRAFATSLLRAVNLNSWVGISVLALAGWFAAARAGFRLDRRAGILFAALVLGALAKFTVFPIHDTRIYFPHLIPPFLLLATPFMALWAAVARGQHRAALQIIPGDKP; encoded by the coding sequence ATGCTGACCAAGTCACCCGCTTCGCAGAACATGCTCGACCGGCTCGCCGAGACCGGCCTGGCGTGGGGCGAGGGGACCTATTCCAGGCTGGCCGCCCCGATCGGCGCGGCTGCCTTCGCGCTCTACATCTTTCTGACCGCGTTCACGGCATGGGTGATGCCAGACGCCAATTGGGACATGCTGCCCTACCTCGCAATATCGGAGGAGGGCACCTATCCGGATGCGCAGGCATTGCATGATTACGCCTATAGCACCGTCAAGGCGGGCGTTTCGGCGGGCGACTACAAGGCGCTGACGGACGATGGCGGCGGTTTCCGCAGCCACATGACGGACAATGCCGCCGACTTCCATTCGCTGCTCGGCATGTACCGGATCAAATTCCTGTACGCCGAGATCCTGTCGACCTTGAGCGCGGTGATGTCGCCGGTCGAGGCGATGCGTCTGGTGCAGGTGTTTTCGGCGCTGCTGTTCGGCGCGATTACGCTGCTCTGGCTGCGAAGGGAAAAGGCATTGGCCTTGGCGCCGGTGGTTGGCGCCGTGCTGATCATGGCCGATTTCGGCGATGCGGCACGAGCCTCGACGCCGGACCTGCTGACGTCGGCGCTGCTGCTCGGCGGGCTCTACGCCTATGTCAGAGGCCGCGAGGTGGCGACGGCGATCCTGCTCTTCCTCGCCTTCATGGTGCGGCCGGACAATATTGTTTTCCTTGCGATTTTCGCGGTGCTGCTGGTCGCCTTCCGGCAGAAGGCCTGGGGCGCGCTGGCCGGCTTCGCCGCGTCCTTCGTCGCCTATTTCGCCATTTCGCATTGGGCCCAGCATCCCGGCTGGTGGCCGCATCTTTGGTTCTCCAGCATCGAACAGCACTACAATATGGACGGGTTCGAGCCGGCCTTCTCGGTCACCGCCTATCTCAGGGCGTTCGCGACGTCGCTGCTGCGCGCCGTCAATCTGAACAGCTGGGTCGGCATTTCGGTCCTGGCGCTGGCCGGCTGGTTCGCCGCAGCGCGTGCCGGCTTCCGCCTAGATCGCCGCGCCGGCATTTTGTTCGCGGCGCTGGTGCTGGGTGCGCTGGCGAAGTTCACGGTCTTCCCGATCCACGACACGCGTATCTATTTCCCGCATCTGATCCCGCCCTTCCTGCTGCTGGCGACGCCGTTCATGGCGCTGTGGGCAGCCGTGGCCCGCGGCCAGCATCGCGCCGCCTTGCAAATCATTCCCGGAGACAAGCCATGA